The proteins below are encoded in one region of Hordeum vulgare subsp. vulgare chromosome 3H, MorexV3_pseudomolecules_assembly, whole genome shotgun sequence:
- the LOC123440887 gene encoding sugar transport protein MST3-like, producing the protein MAGGVMMNTAGGKPYPGKLTLYVVFTCVVASTGGLIFGYDIGISGGVTSMDPFLLKFFPEVYWKKQEASTSNQYCRYDNQLLQAFTSSLYLAALVASFFASTVTRVLGRRWSMFAGGFAFLVGAALNGAAQNIAMLIVGRTLLGVGIGFANQSVPLYMSEMAPARLRGMLGTGFNLMITTGILTAELINYGTNKIKGGHGWRFSLGLAAVPATVITLGSLFLPDTPNSLMERGHPEASRRMLRRIRGTDDIGDEYADLVAAREVSKLVQHPWRNIVLRKYRAQLTMAVLIPFFQQLSGINVINFYAPVLFETLGFKGDTSLVSSVMTGGVLVLGSLVTMLIVDRLGRRKLFLQGGAQMLVSQVVVGTLIAARFGMSGVGEMPKGYAAAVVLFICLYVAGFVWSWGALGWLVPSEIFPLEIRSAAQSINVSVNMLFTFVIAQAFLTMLCHMKFGLFYFFAGWGVVMTAFVALFLPETKNVPIEEMVLVWKGHWFWSRFVRDDDIHVQKP; encoded by the exons ATGGCCGGTGGCGTCATGATGAACACGGCCGGTGGAAAGCCATATCCAGGCAAGCTCACCCTGTACGTCGTGTTCACCTGCGTCGTCGCCTCCACCGGCGGCCTAATCTTCGGATATGACATCGGCATCTCAGGAGGTGTCACGTCCATGGACCCGTTCCTCTTGAAGTTCTTCCCAGAGGTGTACTGGAAGAAGCAGGAGGCGAGCACGAGCAACCAGTACTGCCGGTACGACAACCAGCTCCTACAGGCCTTCACTTCCTCGCTCTACCTcgccgccctcgtcgcctccttcttcgcctccaccgtCACCCGCGTCCTAGGCCGCAGGTGGTCCATGTTTGCCGGCGGCTTCGCCTTTCTCGTGGGAGCGGCCCTGAACGGCGCAGCACAGAACATTGCCATGCTCATCGTTGGACGCACATTGCtcggcgtcggcatcgggttcgCCAATCAG TCTGTGCCGTTGTACATGTCGGAGATGGCACCAGCACGTCTACGGGGCATGCTCGGCACCGGTTTCAACCTCATGATCACCACCGGCATCCTGACAGCAGAGCTCATCAACTACGGTACCAACAAGATCAAAGGAGGCCATGGTTGGCGCTTCAGCCTGGGGCTCGCGGCTGTGCCAGCGACGGTCATCACGCTCGGCTCACTCTTCCTCCCAGACACCCCCAACTCACTGATGGAGCGAGGCCACCCAGAGGCATCCCGTCGAATGCTACGCCGTATTCGTGGCACCGACGacattggcgatgagtacgctgaCCTGGTGGCCGCAAGGGAGGTGTCAAAGCTAGTGCAACATCCTTGGCGCAACATTGTGTTGCGCAAGTACCGTGCGCAGCTCACCATGGCCGTGCTCATCCCCTTCTTCCAACAGCTCTCTGGCATTAACGTCATCAACTTCTACGCACCCGTGCTTTTTGAGACGCTCGGTTTTAAAGGGGACACGTCACTCGTGTCGTCAGTGATGACGGGCGGCGTCCTCGTGCTTGGCTCGCTGGTGACGATGCTCATCGTCGACAGGCTGGGGCGGCGGAAGTTGTTCCTGCAGGGTGGCGCGCAGATGCTAGTGTCTCAGGTCGTGGTGGGGACGCTAATCGCGGCAAGGTTTGGGATGAGCGGCGTTGGAGAGATGCCCAAAGGCtacgcggcggcggtggtgctctTCATCTGCTTGTATGTGGCCGGCTTCGTGTGGTCGTGGGGGGCGCTAGGGTGGCTGGTCCCAAGCGAGATCTTCCCACTTGAGATCCGGTCGGCGGCGCAGAGCATCAATGTGTCGGTGAACATGCTCTTCACCTTCGTCATCGCGCAAGCCTTCCTCACGATGCTCTGCCACATGAAATTTGGGCTCTTCTACTTCTTCGCAGGATGGGGGGTGGTCATGACCGCTTTTGTCGCACTCTTCCTGCCGGAGACAAAGAACGTCCCCATCGAGGAGATGGTGCTCGTCTGGAAGGGGCACTGGTTCTGGAGCAGGTTTGTTCGAGACGACGATATCCATGTTCAAAAGCCTTGA